A stretch of the Mesorhizobium sp. Pch-S genome encodes the following:
- the phnN gene encoding phosphonate metabolism protein/1,5-bisphosphokinase (PRPP-forming) PhnN — translation MPDARLQGTLVVVVGPSGAGKDSVIGYARERLADRSDVLFVRRIVTREATAGTEDHDSVSEAAFDEARKAGHFAVSWQANGLSYALPGSTMDHLGRGGTAIANGSRGAIEDIRAAFANVIVVGLTARPEIIAARLSARGRETAEEITRRVERGLKLGAYGQDITIDNSAELQTAGEALISIITGRLSLAS, via the coding sequence TTGCCTGACGCAAGATTGCAAGGAACGCTCGTTGTCGTGGTCGGCCCCAGCGGTGCCGGCAAGGACAGCGTCATCGGCTATGCACGTGAGCGCCTGGCCGATCGCAGCGACGTCCTGTTCGTGCGCCGCATCGTCACGCGCGAAGCGACAGCTGGGACGGAAGACCATGACAGCGTGAGTGAAGCCGCCTTCGACGAAGCAAGGAAGGCGGGCCATTTCGCCGTGAGCTGGCAGGCGAACGGGTTGAGCTATGCCTTGCCGGGCAGCACCATGGATCATCTTGGCCGTGGCGGCACTGCCATCGCCAACGGTTCCCGCGGCGCAATCGAGGACATTCGTGCGGCCTTCGCCAATGTCATCGTGGTCGGGCTTACGGCCAGGCCCGAGATCATCGCGGCCAGGCTTTCGGCGCGGGGACGCGAGACGGCTGAAGAGATCACCCGTCGTGTCGAGCGGGGCCTGAAGCTCGGCGCTTATGGCCAGGACATCACCATCGACAACAGCGCCGAGCTCCAGACGGCGGGTGAGGCGCTGATATCGATCATCACCGGCCGGCTCTCGCTGGCGTCGTAA
- a CDS encoding DapH/DapD/GlmU-related protein, whose amino-acid sequence MPRLSETPFVDPTARLENCTLGRYTEVTEGCRLTETELGDYSYIMQDGQTWCVTIGKFANIAASVRINATNHPMSRATLHHFTYRAGDYFEDAAHEDDFFAARRANRVVIGHDTWIGHGVTILPGVTIGDGAVVGSGAVVTRDVEPYTIVAGVPARFMRRRFEPAIAERMQALAWWDWDHAALRAALDDFRNLSAEAFLERYEGRSGGAIPVNGHTADTNGTSDRHREAVTG is encoded by the coding sequence ATGCCGCGCCTTTCGGAAACCCCGTTTGTCGATCCGACCGCCCGCCTCGAGAACTGCACGCTCGGCCGCTACACCGAAGTCACCGAGGGCTGCCGTCTCACCGAAACAGAACTCGGCGACTATTCCTACATCATGCAGGACGGCCAGACCTGGTGCGTGACCATCGGCAAATTCGCCAACATTGCCGCTTCGGTGCGCATCAACGCCACCAATCATCCGATGTCGCGCGCCACGCTGCATCACTTCACCTATCGTGCCGGCGACTATTTCGAGGACGCCGCCCATGAGGATGATTTCTTTGCAGCACGCCGCGCCAACCGCGTTGTGATCGGTCATGACACCTGGATCGGTCACGGCGTCACCATCCTGCCCGGCGTGACCATCGGCGACGGCGCGGTCGTCGGCTCCGGTGCCGTCGTCACCAGGGATGTCGAACCCTACACGATCGTCGCCGGTGTGCCGGCCAGGTTCATGCGCCGCCGCTTTGAACCGGCGATCGCGGAGCGCATGCAGGCACTGGCCTGGTGGGATTGGGATCACGCCGCGCTGCGTGCGGCACTCGACGATTTCCGCAACCTGAGCGCCGAAGCCTTCCTCGAACGCTACGAAGGCCGGTCCGGCGGCGCGATACCGGTGAATGGTCACACAGCTGACACGAACGGTACATCGGACCGTCATCGAGAAGCAGTAACCGGGTAG
- a CDS encoding alpha-D-ribose 1-methylphosphonate 5-triphosphate diphosphatase has product MSQDIVLKNARVVLEDEIVNGSILLRDGKIAAIDSGAAATGEDCEGDYVVPGLVELHTDHLEAHYSPRPGVRWDSIAALQAHDAQVVASGITTVFDCLRLGSDEDGGFQKGEMRAIADAIEVAVAEDRLRASHLIHLRCEVSAADVLDQYEDFKTDGFVRLASLMDHAPGQRQFQTLEQYALYYKTKRGLDDAAFERFMAKRVAASQKYSAGHRKTIVEACSERGIALASHDDATIEHVEESIAFGVKLAEFPTSMEAARASHDAGISVMMGAPNIVRGKSHSGNIAARELAEAGVLDVLSSDYVPFSLMQAPFILADGPQGRPLNETIRLVTAAPARTVGLTDRGRIAPGLRGDVVRVRHSKGVPVVRSVWREGRRVA; this is encoded by the coding sequence ATGTCCCAAGATATCGTCCTGAAAAACGCCCGCGTCGTCCTCGAGGACGAGATCGTCAACGGATCGATCCTGTTGCGCGACGGCAAGATCGCTGCGATCGACAGCGGTGCGGCGGCAACCGGCGAAGACTGCGAGGGCGATTATGTCGTCCCAGGTCTTGTCGAACTTCACACCGACCATCTCGAAGCCCACTATTCGCCGCGCCCGGGCGTGCGCTGGGATTCCATAGCTGCCTTGCAGGCGCATGACGCGCAGGTGGTTGCGTCGGGCATCACCACTGTCTTCGACTGCCTGCGTCTTGGCTCCGACGAGGATGGTGGTTTCCAGAAGGGCGAGATGCGCGCCATCGCCGATGCCATCGAGGTCGCCGTTGCCGAAGACCGGCTGCGTGCCAGCCACCTCATCCACCTGCGTTGCGAGGTCTCGGCTGCCGATGTGCTCGACCAGTACGAAGACTTCAAGACCGACGGTTTCGTCCGACTCGCTTCTCTGATGGATCATGCGCCTGGCCAGCGGCAATTCCAGACACTGGAGCAGTACGCGCTCTACTACAAGACCAAGCGCGGGCTGGACGACGCGGCTTTCGAACGGTTCATGGCCAAGCGCGTCGCCGCTTCGCAGAAATATTCCGCAGGCCACCGCAAGACCATTGTCGAAGCCTGCAGTGAACGCGGCATCGCACTCGCCAGCCATGACGACGCCACGATCGAACATGTCGAGGAATCGATCGCCTTCGGCGTCAAGCTGGCCGAATTCCCGACCAGCATGGAAGCTGCCAGGGCTTCGCATGACGCCGGCATCTCGGTGATGATGGGTGCGCCCAACATCGTGCGCGGCAAGTCGCATTCCGGCAACATCGCGGCGAGAGAGCTTGCCGAAGCAGGTGTGCTCGACGTGCTGTCGTCCGACTATGTGCCGTTCAGCCTGATGCAGGCGCCGTTCATCCTGGCCGACGGTCCGCAAGGCAGGCCGCTCAACGAGACGATCAGGCTGGTCACCGCCGCGCCGGCGCGCACGGTCGGCCTGACCGACCGCGGCCGCATTGCACCGGGATTGCGTGGCGACGTCGTGCGCGTGCGCCACAGCAAGGGCGTTCCTGTCGTGCGCTCGGTCTGGCGCGAGGGTCGTCGCGTTGCCTGA
- the phnE gene encoding phosphonate ABC transporter, permease protein PhnE, which translates to MTQTTHIGENEKPRPEIGRDWTRDAWTAVTWLGLAVLLIWSWAPAEMFRWTYLFTDAGNMAQYAAGFSHPNFGEWRYYLQEMLVTIQIALWGTFLAAILAVPFGILSASNMAPWYIVQPVRRLMDLFRSIHELVYAVLFVVAVGLGPFAGVMALFIHTTGILAKLFSEAVEAIDPRPVEAIRATGATRLQEVVFGVVPQVLPLWMSYALYRFESNVRAATVLGVIGAGGIGQVLFESIRGFYYPEAAAMLIIMLVTVSLIDVISQQLRKLFL; encoded by the coding sequence ATGACCCAAACGACGCATATCGGTGAAAACGAGAAACCACGTCCCGAGATTGGGCGCGACTGGACCCGTGATGCCTGGACCGCCGTCACCTGGCTCGGTCTGGCCGTGCTCCTGATCTGGAGCTGGGCGCCGGCCGAGATGTTCCGCTGGACCTATCTGTTCACCGACGCCGGCAACATGGCGCAATATGCGGCCGGTTTCTCACACCCGAATTTCGGGGAATGGCGCTACTACCTGCAGGAGATGCTGGTCACCATCCAGATCGCGCTGTGGGGTACCTTCCTGGCGGCTATCCTGGCGGTTCCGTTCGGCATCCTTTCGGCTTCCAACATGGCGCCCTGGTACATCGTCCAGCCGGTGCGCCGGCTGATGGACCTGTTCCGCTCCATCCATGAGCTCGTCTATGCGGTGCTGTTCGTCGTCGCCGTCGGCCTCGGGCCTTTTGCTGGCGTCATGGCACTGTTCATCCACACCACCGGCATCCTGGCCAAGCTGTTCTCGGAAGCCGTCGAGGCGATCGACCCGCGGCCGGTCGAGGCGATCCGTGCCACCGGCGCGACACGACTGCAGGAAGTGGTCTTCGGCGTGGTGCCGCAGGTGCTGCCGCTGTGGATGTCCTACGCGCTCTATCGTTTCGAATCCAACGTGCGCGCCGCCACCGTGCTCGGCGTGATCGGCGCCGGCGGCATCGGCCAGGTGCTGTTCGAGAGCATCCGTGGCTTCTACTACCCTGAAGCCGCCGCAATGCTCATCATCATGCTGGTGACGGTGTCGTTGATCGACGTCATCTCGCAGCAACTGCGAAAGCTGTTCCTGTGA
- the phnC gene encoding phosphonate ABC transporter ATP-binding protein encodes MNAISIRNLSKNFGKKRALDNVSLDIGKGEMVALIGASGSGKSTLLRHICGLETGQTGSSTIEIFGASLQTNGRLSGGARGLRRNIGVIFQQFNLVSRLSVLSNVLIGNLGRIPVWRGTLGLFSAEEKRLAREALAKVGIPEVAWQRASTLSGGQQQRAAIARTLVQRSNILLADEPIASLDPSSARRVMEVLAGVNREDGITCVVSLHQVEYARRYCPRTIALKDGRVVFDGPSSRLTHRTLVELYGSNSEELILPEAVPDFVPEYPEPATTKNPDMAPAFA; translated from the coding sequence ATGAACGCCATCAGCATACGCAACCTGTCGAAGAATTTTGGCAAGAAGCGTGCACTCGACAACGTCAGTCTCGACATCGGCAAGGGCGAAATGGTTGCGCTGATTGGCGCCTCCGGCTCCGGCAAGAGCACATTGCTGCGCCACATCTGCGGACTGGAGACAGGGCAGACGGGCTCCAGCACGATCGAGATCTTCGGCGCCAGCCTGCAGACCAATGGCCGGCTCTCCGGTGGCGCCCGTGGGCTTCGGCGCAACATCGGCGTGATCTTCCAGCAGTTCAACCTAGTCAGCCGGCTCTCGGTGCTCTCCAACGTGCTGATCGGCAATCTCGGCCGCATTCCGGTGTGGCGCGGTACGCTCGGCCTGTTCAGCGCCGAGGAAAAGCGGCTCGCCCGCGAAGCGCTGGCCAAGGTCGGCATTCCGGAGGTCGCATGGCAGCGCGCCTCGACACTGTCGGGCGGCCAGCAGCAGCGCGCGGCGATCGCCCGCACGCTGGTGCAGCGCTCCAACATCCTGCTCGCCGACGAGCCGATAGCCTCGCTCGATCCGTCTTCCGCGCGCCGGGTCATGGAAGTGCTGGCCGGCGTCAACCGCGAGGACGGCATCACCTGCGTGGTGTCGCTGCACCAGGTCGAATACGCGCGCCGCTACTGCCCGCGCACCATCGCCCTGAAGGACGGCCGCGTCGTGTTCGACGGCCCGTCCTCCAGGCTCACCCACAGAACACTGGTCGAACTCTACGGCTCGAATTCCGAGGAGTTGATCCTGCCCGAGGCTGTTCCGGATTTCGTCCCCGAATACCCGGAACCTGCAACCACCAAGAACCCGGACATGGCGCCGGCTTTCGCCTGA
- the phnL gene encoding phosphonate C-P lyase system protein PhnL, whose amino-acid sequence MTQLLNVSGLAKTFTMHLRGGIELPVIVDAAFVLEGGKCAVLGGPSGAGKSSILKMLYGNYAVNQGSIEILHRGRMVDLASAAPRTVLEIRRETIGYVSQFLRVVPRVSALDIVAEPLVERCIDRSKAAGKARELLGRLNLPERLWALPPATFSGGEQQRVNIARGFITEHPVLLLDEPTASLDATNRAVVVEMIAEKKRAGVALLGIFHDADVRNAVADIVIDVTGFAPDRKAA is encoded by the coding sequence ATGACGCAACTTCTCAATGTTTCCGGTCTTGCCAAGACCTTCACCATGCATCTGCGCGGCGGTATCGAACTGCCGGTAATCGTGGATGCTGCCTTCGTGCTCGAAGGCGGCAAATGTGCCGTCCTCGGCGGCCCGTCCGGCGCCGGCAAAAGCTCGATCCTGAAGATGCTATACGGCAACTATGCCGTGAACCAGGGCAGCATCGAGATCCTGCATCGTGGCCGCATGGTCGACCTGGCATCAGCCGCTCCGCGCACGGTGCTGGAGATCCGCCGCGAGACGATCGGTTATGTCAGCCAGTTCCTGCGTGTCGTGCCGCGCGTCAGCGCGCTCGACATCGTGGCGGAACCGCTGGTCGAGCGCTGCATCGACCGCAGCAAGGCTGCCGGCAAGGCGCGTGAGTTGTTGGGCCGCCTCAATTTGCCCGAGCGCCTCTGGGCCTTGCCGCCCGCGACCTTCTCCGGCGGCGAACAGCAGCGCGTCAACATCGCGCGTGGTTTCATCACCGAGCATCCGGTGCTGTTGCTCGATGAGCCGACCGCATCGCTCGACGCCACCAACCGTGCCGTCGTCGTCGAGATGATCGCGGAGAAGAAGCGGGCAGGGGTGGCGCTGCTTGGGATCTTCCATGATGCCGACGTGCGCAATGCTGTTGCCGACATCGTGATCGACGTCACCGGCTTCGCGCCGGACCGAAAGGCAGCCTGA
- a CDS encoding alpha-D-ribose 1-methylphosphonate 5-phosphate C-P-lyase PhnJ — translation MNAQASNYNFAYLDEQTKRMIRRAILKAIAVPGYQVPFASREMPMPYGWGTGGVQVTASILGPDDVLKVIDQGADDTTNAVSIRKFFQKVAGVETTTSTQDATIIQTRHRIPEAPLQEGQVLVYQVPIPEPLRFLEPRETETRKMHALEEYGLMHVKLYEDIARNGHIATTYAYPVKVEGRYVMDPSPTPKFDNPKMHMSPALQLFGAGREKRIYAVPPHTEVISLDFEDHPFEVQRFDKPCALCGAEQVYLDEVVLDDRGGRMFVCSDTHHCESRQAAGHRGDQAAGHGNEISGEALS, via the coding sequence ATGAACGCGCAGGCATCAAACTACAACTTCGCCTATCTCGACGAACAGACCAAGCGCATGATCCGGCGCGCCATCCTCAAGGCGATCGCCGTGCCGGGCTACCAGGTGCCGTTCGCCAGCCGTGAAATGCCGATGCCTTATGGCTGGGGTACCGGTGGCGTGCAGGTCACGGCCTCGATCCTGGGGCCGGACGACGTTTTGAAGGTCATCGACCAGGGCGCCGACGACACCACCAATGCAGTCTCGATCCGCAAATTCTTCCAGAAGGTTGCCGGCGTCGAGACGACCACGAGCACGCAGGACGCGACGATCATCCAGACCCGCCACCGCATCCCCGAGGCGCCGCTGCAGGAGGGCCAGGTGCTGGTCTACCAGGTACCTATCCCCGAGCCGCTGCGCTTCCTCGAACCACGCGAGACGGAAACCCGCAAGATGCATGCGCTGGAAGAATACGGCCTCATGCATGTGAAGCTCTACGAGGATATCGCCAGGAACGGCCACATCGCCACCACCTATGCCTACCCGGTCAAGGTCGAGGGCCGCTACGTGATGGATCCGTCGCCGACGCCGAAATTCGACAATCCGAAGATGCACATGTCGCCGGCGCTGCAGCTGTTCGGCGCCGGACGCGAGAAGCGCATCTATGCGGTGCCGCCGCATACCGAGGTGATCAGCCTCGACTTCGAGGATCACCCGTTCGAGGTGCAGCGTTTCGACAAGCCCTGCGCGCTGTGCGGCGCAGAGCAGGTCTATCTCGACGAGGTCGTGCTCGACGATCGCGGCGGGCGCATGTTCGTCTGCTCCGACACCCACCATTGCGAAAGCCGCCAGGCCGCGGGCCATCGCGGCGACCAGGCCGCAGGCCATGGCAATGAAATATCCGGCGAGGCCCTGTCATGA
- the phnK gene encoding phosphonate C-P lyase system protein PhnK has protein sequence MTVSVRIDRSEVETDNLPLMSVRSVSKHYGQRIGCADVDFDIWPGEVLAIVGESGSGKTTLLNCISTRLAPTTGTVSYRMRDGEMRDLYGLGEAERRLLLRTDWGFVHQNPADGLRMTVSAGANVGERLMAVGDRHYGNIRATATDWLGRVEIDADRIDDQPRAFSGGMRQRLQIARNLVTAPRLVFMDEPTGGLDVSVQARLLDLLRGLVHDLGLAVIIVTHDLAVARLLSHRMMVMKDGRVIEHGLTDRLLDDPQAPYTQLLVSSILQV, from the coding sequence ATGACTGTTTCGGTGAGGATCGACCGCTCCGAGGTCGAAACCGACAATCTGCCGCTGATGTCGGTCCGGTCGGTGAGCAAGCATTACGGTCAGCGCATCGGCTGCGCCGATGTCGATTTCGATATCTGGCCGGGCGAAGTGCTGGCGATCGTGGGTGAATCCGGCTCGGGCAAGACGACGCTGCTCAACTGCATCTCCACGCGCCTCGCACCGACGACGGGGACGGTGTCCTATCGCATGCGTGACGGTGAGATGCGCGACCTCTATGGCCTGGGCGAGGCTGAACGCCGGCTTCTGCTGCGCACCGACTGGGGTTTCGTCCACCAGAACCCGGCCGACGGCCTGCGCATGACGGTTTCTGCCGGCGCCAATGTCGGCGAGCGGCTGATGGCGGTCGGCGACCGGCATTATGGCAACATCCGGGCCACTGCCACCGACTGGCTCGGCCGTGTCGAGATCGATGCCGACCGTATCGACGACCAGCCGCGCGCCTTCTCCGGCGGCATGCGCCAGCGCCTGCAGATCGCGCGCAATCTCGTCACCGCGCCGCGCCTGGTCTTCATGGACGAGCCGACCGGTGGCCTCGACGTTTCGGTGCAGGCGCGCCTGCTCGACCTGCTGCGCGGCCTGGTTCACGATCTCGGCCTCGCCGTCATCATCGTCACGCATGATCTCGCGGTCGCGCGCCTGCTGTCCCACCGCATGATGGTGATGAAGGACGGCCGGGTGATCGAACACGGGCTGACCGACCGTCTGCTCGACGATCCGCAGGCGCCCTACACGCAACTGCTCGTTTCTTCGATCCTGCAAGTCTGA
- a CDS encoding DUF1045 domain-containing protein, with product MPAEEISSLTGEPRRYGFHGTIVAPFRLADGVGLADLEESFDRFCAKTASFFIEGLRIGQLGPLGQLGSFLALLPTEAEYQLSAFAADAVLHFAPVRAALTEAEIERRDPSKLTTRQAAYLRRHGYPFVMDEFRFHMTLSERLPEETLARVQPALERRFEAFTGRPFAIDGLALFIEREAGAPFTVHSYRPLRPLEARKTA from the coding sequence TTGCCAGCCGAGGAGATCTCCAGCCTCACGGGAGAACCGCGCCGCTACGGCTTCCACGGCACCATCGTTGCGCCGTTCCGGCTCGCCGACGGTGTCGGCCTGGCCGATCTCGAAGAGAGCTTCGACCGGTTCTGTGCCAAGACGGCCTCGTTCTTCATCGAGGGCCTGCGGATCGGGCAGCTGGGCCCATTGGGACAGCTCGGCTCCTTCCTGGCGCTGTTGCCGACGGAAGCGGAATACCAGCTTTCCGCCTTCGCCGCCGATGCAGTCCTGCATTTCGCACCGGTGCGGGCAGCGCTGACCGAAGCCGAGATCGAGCGCCGCGATCCTTCGAAGCTCACCACACGCCAGGCCGCCTACCTCAGGCGTCACGGCTACCCCTTCGTGATGGACGAGTTCCGTTTCCACATGACGCTGAGCGAGCGCCTGCCGGAGGAGACGCTGGCGCGGGTGCAGCCGGCGCTGGAACGCCGCTTCGAGGCCTTCACCGGACGCCCGTTCGCCATCGACGGTCTTGCCCTGTTTATCGAGCGCGAAGCCGGCGCGCCCTTCACCGTGCATTCCTATCGGCCGCTGCGGCCACTTGAAGCCAGAAAGACTGCCTGA
- a CDS encoding FAD-binding oxidoreductase, with the protein MNRRDFLQMMAATAPIALGGWGDACAGTAPARVRPGDAGWPSQQAWEKLSQDVGGRLIKLASPFDACIGSPDGVGCTQFWRSLHNPFFLGDDPALTQTLGWVDAWTSRPSAYAVAARSTTDVVAAVNFARGNQLRLVVKGGGHSYQGTSNAADSLLIWTRHMDEVTIHDSFLPSGCEGEAVPAVSVGAGVLWGKAYNEVTTKAGRYVQGGGCLTVGVAGLIQSGGFGSFSKAYGLAAASLLEAEVVTADGQIRIASACTNPDLYWAIKGGGGGGFGVVTRLTLRTHALPEFFGVVSMTVQASSDESYKRLIARVMDLYADALFNPNWGEQIIFRSGNVLVINMLFQGIEQKRAEAIWQPFLDWLQAARQDFQLQAGPVFIAAPARHFWDPRFLEKVPGAVLFDDRPGASADNIFWAGNLKEAGQVLHGYQSAWLPASLLARERREALAAMLFASSRHRSVSLHTNKGLAGAPPAIIEQARDTAINPAVLDAFALLISAAEGPPAYAGIAGHEPDATKARRNAEAIGKAMDEVRHVVPRPGSYVAESNFFEEHWQEAFWGANYPRLLAVKNRYDADGLFISHHGVGSERWSADGFTKKP; encoded by the coding sequence ATGAACAGGCGGGATTTCCTGCAGATGATGGCGGCGACCGCTCCCATCGCCCTGGGCGGATGGGGTGATGCCTGCGCAGGCACTGCACCAGCCAGAGTGCGTCCGGGCGATGCCGGCTGGCCATCGCAGCAGGCGTGGGAAAAACTCAGCCAGGACGTCGGGGGCCGGCTGATCAAGCTGGCGTCTCCTTTCGATGCCTGCATTGGCTCACCGGACGGTGTCGGCTGCACGCAATTCTGGAGGAGCCTTCACAATCCCTTCTTCCTCGGCGATGACCCGGCGCTGACCCAGACGCTCGGCTGGGTTGACGCCTGGACGTCCAGACCGAGCGCCTATGCGGTTGCGGCGCGTTCGACGACGGATGTGGTGGCAGCCGTGAATTTCGCCCGCGGCAACCAGTTGCGGCTGGTGGTCAAGGGCGGCGGCCACAGCTACCAGGGCACGTCCAATGCGGCGGACTCGCTGCTGATCTGGACCCGCCACATGGATGAGGTGACCATCCACGACAGCTTCCTGCCATCAGGCTGCGAAGGAGAAGCCGTGCCCGCTGTCTCGGTCGGGGCCGGTGTGTTGTGGGGCAAGGCCTACAATGAGGTCACCACCAAGGCTGGTCGTTATGTGCAAGGCGGCGGCTGCCTGACGGTCGGTGTCGCCGGCCTGATCCAGAGCGGTGGCTTCGGCAGCTTCTCCAAGGCCTATGGGCTCGCCGCAGCGAGTCTCCTGGAAGCGGAAGTGGTGACCGCGGACGGTCAGATCAGGATCGCCAGCGCCTGCACCAATCCCGACCTCTACTGGGCGATCAAGGGCGGTGGCGGTGGCGGCTTCGGTGTCGTGACGCGGCTGACCTTGCGCACCCATGCCTTGCCCGAGTTTTTTGGCGTCGTGTCGATGACCGTCCAGGCAAGTTCGGATGAGAGCTACAAGCGACTGATCGCTCGCGTCATGGACCTCTATGCGGATGCCCTGTTCAACCCGAACTGGGGCGAGCAGATCATCTTCCGCTCCGGCAACGTACTTGTCATCAACATGCTGTTCCAGGGCATCGAGCAGAAGCGGGCCGAGGCCATCTGGCAGCCTTTCCTCGACTGGCTGCAAGCCGCAAGGCAGGATTTCCAGCTGCAGGCCGGCCCCGTCTTCATCGCCGCACCGGCACGCCACTTCTGGGATCCGCGCTTCCTGGAGAAGGTCCCTGGCGCCGTGCTGTTCGACGATCGCCCTGGTGCCTCCGCCGACAACATCTTCTGGGCCGGCAATCTCAAGGAGGCCGGCCAGGTGCTGCACGGCTATCAGTCGGCCTGGCTGCCCGCCTCGCTGCTTGCCAGGGAGCGCCGTGAAGCGCTGGCTGCAATGCTGTTTGCCTCCAGCCGCCACAGGAGCGTTTCACTGCACACCAACAAGGGGCTTGCCGGGGCTCCGCCGGCGATCATCGAACAGGCGCGCGATACCGCGATCAATCCGGCGGTGCTGGACGCTTTCGCGCTGCTGATCAGTGCCGCTGAAGGACCACCCGCCTATGCCGGCATAGCCGGCCATGAACCCGACGCCACCAAAGCGAGGAGGAATGCCGAAGCCATCGGCAAGGCGATGGACGAGGTTCGGCACGTCGTCCCGCGCCCTGGCTCCTACGTCGCCGAGAGCAACTTCTTCGAGGAACATTGGCAGGAGGCATTCTGGGGCGCGAACTACCCTCGGCTGCTCGCCGTGAAGAATCGCTACGATGCGGATGGGCTTTTCATCAGCCATCACGGTGTCGGCAGCGAGCGCTGGAGCGCCGACGGCTTTACGAAAAAACCCTGA
- the phnD gene encoding phosphonate ABC transporter substrate-binding protein → MNAMLKAIAATAIAFTLTGAAYAEEINFGIISTESQQNLKPKWEPFLADMKKETGLDVKPFFASDYAGVIEGMRFGKVQMAWYGNKSAMEAVDRADGEIFAQTVSVDGNPGYWSLILAPKDSKLNTVEDLLKCDKTLNFGLGDPNSTSGFLVPTTFVFAANKVDPKNCFKAVTNANHETNAMAVANGQLDAAANNTENMALIEKNQPAAFAKIKVIWKSPLIPSDPIVWRKELPQATKDKLKNFILTYGTDKSKGDVAKEKEILAGLQWAPFRASDNDQLLPIRVMELTKAKAKIEADANLSDADKKAKIEKIDAEKAGYEAKIKAKGQS, encoded by the coding sequence ATGAACGCTATGCTCAAGGCCATCGCCGCCACGGCGATCGCCTTCACCCTCACCGGTGCCGCTTATGCCGAAGAGATCAACTTCGGCATCATCTCGACCGAGTCCCAGCAGAACCTCAAGCCGAAGTGGGAGCCCTTCCTCGCCGACATGAAGAAGGAAACTGGCCTCGACGTGAAGCCGTTCTTCGCTTCTGATTATGCCGGCGTCATCGAGGGCATGCGTTTCGGCAAGGTTCAGATGGCCTGGTACGGCAACAAGTCGGCCATGGAAGCCGTCGACCGCGCCGACGGCGAGATCTTCGCCCAGACCGTCTCCGTCGACGGCAACCCCGGCTACTGGTCGTTGATCCTGGCGCCGAAGGACAGCAAGCTGAACACCGTCGAAGACCTGCTGAAGTGCGACAAGACGCTGAATTTCGGCCTCGGCGACCCGAACTCGACCTCGGGCTTCCTGGTTCCGACCACCTTCGTCTTCGCGGCCAACAAGGTTGACCCGAAGAACTGCTTCAAGGCGGTCACCAACGCCAACCACGAGACCAATGCCATGGCCGTCGCCAACGGCCAGCTCGACGCTGCCGCCAACAACACCGAGAACATGGCCCTCATCGAGAAGAACCAGCCGGCAGCCTTCGCCAAGATCAAGGTGATCTGGAAGTCGCCGCTGATCCCGTCCGACCCGATCGTCTGGCGCAAGGAACTGCCGCAGGCAACCAAGGACAAGCTGAAGAACTTCATCCTGACCTACGGCACCGACAAGTCGAAGGGTGACGTCGCCAAGGAGAAGGAAATCCTCGCCGGCCTGCAGTGGGCGCCGTTCCGCGCCTCGGACAATGACCAGCTGCTGCCGATCCGCGTCATGGAGCTGACCAAGGCCAAGGCCAAGATTGAAGCCGACGCCAACCTCTCGGATGCCGACAAGAAGGCCAAGATCGAGAAGATCGACGCCGAGAAGGCCGGTTACGAAGCCAAGATCAAGGCCAAGGGCCAGAGCTGA